Proteins from a single region of Gossypium arboreum isolate Shixiya-1 chromosome 1, ASM2569848v2, whole genome shotgun sequence:
- the LOC108481253 gene encoding receptor-like protein 11, with translation MGSTLESFDELLSLEFLDLSRNNLSGEIPKSLEKLRYLKYFNVSFNRLEGEIPEGRLFGNYTTESFKGSEALCGATRLHVPNCKTRPLRNSKAKTKLKLIIYVALPIASTILIVALIIIIVQNKRRKDKLPTQ, from the coding sequence ATGGGTTCTACTCTTGAGTCTTTTGATGAATTGTTGAGTTTGGAATTCTTGGACTTGTCAAGAAATAATCTATCTGGAGAGATTCCCAAATCCTTAGAAAAACTTCGTTATCTCAAATATTTCAATGTCTCTTTTAATAGACTTGAAGGAGAAATTCCTGAAGGACGATTATTTGGAAACTACACAACCGAATCATTTAAGGGTAGTGAAGCCTTGTGTGGTGCAACTCGACTTCATGTTCCAAACTGCAAAACTAGACCTCTTAGAAATTCCAAGGCAAAAACTAAGCTGAAGCTCATAATATATGTAGCTCTGCCAATTGCCTCCACAATTTTGATTGTTGCTCTGATAATCATTATCGTACAAAATAAGAGGAGGAAAGACAAATTGCCAACTCAATAA